In a genomic window of Deinococcus aestuarii:
- a CDS encoding S8 family serine peptidase, whose protein sequence is MQTKARTLSCLALVMTTLAITSCGAPAAPAQDSAATAGGDHRIATLRIQQSVTREAILAATPGAQILSFDPAAGYAILSLPGQDHQTAGTGLSGQSLRALGVQTMTVEADVRLSAPGDPQASGLGINAWAGGINAWAGGINAWAGGANILPAADWDRAVAYWSALGLPQAQQLVPERGLGVRVAVLDTGVDLGHTLLQGRIDAASGWDYVDGDAVPQEEQSGGAKYGHGTAVTGVILQIAPNAKIVPLRVLGPDGSAPVSRVVQAIDRAVASGARVINLSLGAAGDSVALNTVIAGALAQGVLVVNSSGNDGTEGMVYPARNVGSLTFPASSGLLAVGSVGPGLYKSDFTNYGANMSLTAPGEEILTTFPGNQVARATGTSFAAPAVSGALALAMSAGVTSPARLVTDLRATARAHLDPTFKSKLGAGTLNVAAFVDTYR, encoded by the coding sequence ATGCAGACCAAAGCCCGAACCCTCTCCTGCCTCGCGCTGGTGATGACGACCCTGGCGATCACCTCGTGCGGCGCGCCCGCCGCGCCCGCGCAGGACTCGGCCGCGACGGCGGGCGGGGACCACCGCATCGCCACCCTGCGAATCCAACAGTCAGTGACACGTGAGGCGATCCTGGCCGCCACGCCCGGGGCGCAGATTCTGAGCTTCGACCCGGCGGCCGGGTACGCCATCCTCTCGCTGCCCGGCCAGGACCACCAGACGGCGGGAACGGGCCTGAGCGGCCAGAGCCTGCGGGCGCTGGGAGTCCAGACGATGACGGTCGAAGCCGACGTGAGGCTGAGTGCGCCGGGTGATCCCCAGGCGAGCGGGCTGGGCATCAACGCCTGGGCCGGGGGGATCAACGCGTGGGCCGGAGGGATCAATGCCTGGGCGGGCGGGGCGAACATCCTGCCTGCCGCCGACTGGGACCGCGCGGTGGCCTACTGGAGCGCCCTCGGGCTGCCCCAGGCCCAGCAGCTCGTTCCCGAGCGCGGCCTGGGCGTGAGGGTCGCGGTACTCGACACGGGCGTGGACCTGGGCCACACCCTGCTCCAGGGCCGGATCGACGCGGCCTCCGGCTGGGACTACGTGGACGGGGACGCCGTGCCGCAAGAAGAACAGAGCGGGGGCGCCAAGTACGGGCACGGCACGGCGGTGACGGGCGTGATCTTGCAAATCGCCCCGAACGCGAAGATCGTGCCCCTGCGGGTGCTCGGCCCCGACGGCAGCGCCCCGGTGTCGCGGGTGGTGCAGGCCATCGACCGGGCCGTCGCCAGCGGCGCCCGGGTGATCAACCTCTCGCTGGGCGCCGCTGGCGACTCCGTCGCCCTGAACACGGTGATCGCCGGGGCGCTCGCCCAGGGGGTGCTCGTGGTGAATTCCAGCGGCAACGACGGGACCGAGGGCATGGTCTACCCCGCCCGGAACGTGGGCAGCCTGACCTTCCCGGCGAGCAGCGGTCTGCTGGCGGTGGGCAGCGTGGGCCCGGGGCTGTACAAGTCGGACTTCACGAACTACGGCGCCAACATGAGCCTGACCGCCCCCGGCGAGGAGATCCTCACCACCTTCCCGGGCAATCAGGTGGCCCGCGCGACCGGGACCTCCTTCGCCGCCCCCGCCGTGTCGGGCGCCCTCGCCCTGGCGATGTCGGCGGGGGTCACCAGCCCCGCCCGGCTGGTCACTGACCTGCGCGCCACCGCCAGAGCCCACCTCGACCCGACCTTCAAGAGCAAACTCGGCGCGGGCACGCTCAACGTCGCCGCGTTCGTGGACACCTACCGCTGA